A window of the Desulfobacula toluolica Tol2 genome harbors these coding sequences:
- the hmcA gene encoding sulfate respiration complex hexadecaheme cytochrome HmcA, protein MSKVKSFQLIFFVMIVLCILFPFIGQTSTNNSDDEKRPGLIKIELEGELGKDEMPAVGFLHDLHTQASDGDCTVCHMEKDNTIVFEFKRTGEKASMDFYHDQCIACHTEKKASDKKTGPVADQCGVCHVAGEPEGSLREKISFDKSLHFIHESSERIKGMDLSAKDNCSACHHKYNEKTKEIFYVKGEEESCFYCHKSEKKDETRSIQEAAHDSCVACHQSFKAKSIAIDAGPVTCDGCHDNEKIKKIKKITDIPRLKRNQPDEVAITGWKADDQTKKNYMDAVAFDHKFHETAAQSCKDCHHETLKKCNDCHGAEGGEQKGGFVSLGQAMHKQDSTRSCIGCHKDFTKSADCAGCHSLMPASNSNPESCKTCHSIPPVQLESKDPAQAAKMALTDLSSNYTIVAEDKIPETVVIDGLADEYKPSRFPHRKVVQAIAKRVEKSGMANAFHKDQAGLCMGCHHNSPKTLEPPKCASCHSKVVPGQGDGSDAIFDGGLDGRPGLKGAYHGQCITCHQKMDIKSVVATDCVKCHEAKK, encoded by the coding sequence ATGTCAAAAGTAAAATCATTTCAGCTGATATTTTTTGTGATGATTGTTTTATGCATTTTGTTTCCCTTTATAGGGCAAACCAGTACAAACAACAGTGATGATGAAAAAAGACCGGGGCTTATAAAAATTGAGCTTGAGGGCGAGCTTGGCAAGGATGAAATGCCTGCTGTCGGTTTTTTGCATGATCTTCACACTCAGGCTTCGGATGGCGACTGTACAGTCTGTCATATGGAAAAAGACAATACCATTGTTTTTGAATTCAAACGAACAGGCGAGAAAGCATCCATGGATTTTTATCATGACCAGTGTATTGCCTGTCATACGGAAAAAAAAGCCTCTGACAAGAAGACGGGGCCAGTTGCCGATCAGTGCGGGGTATGTCATGTCGCAGGGGAGCCTGAAGGGTCTTTGCGGGAAAAAATCAGTTTTGATAAATCATTGCATTTTATCCATGAAAGTTCAGAACGGATTAAAGGTATGGACTTGTCAGCTAAAGACAATTGCAGCGCCTGTCACCATAAATATAATGAAAAAACAAAAGAGATTTTTTATGTTAAAGGTGAGGAAGAGTCCTGCTTTTATTGTCATAAGTCTGAAAAAAAGGATGAAACAAGGTCTATTCAAGAAGCGGCTCATGATTCCTGTGTAGCCTGTCATCAAAGCTTTAAAGCGAAAAGTATCGCAATTGATGCCGGGCCTGTAACCTGTGACGGCTGTCATGATAACGAAAAAATAAAAAAAATAAAAAAAATAACCGATATTCCCAGGCTCAAGCGAAATCAGCCGGATGAAGTTGCCATTACGGGCTGGAAGGCGGACGATCAGACAAAGAAAAATTATATGGATGCCGTTGCCTTTGATCACAAATTTCATGAAACAGCAGCGCAAAGCTGTAAAGACTGCCATCATGAGACCTTGAAAAAATGCAATGATTGCCACGGGGCAGAAGGGGGAGAACAAAAGGGCGGGTTTGTCAGTCTTGGGCAGGCCATGCACAAACAAGACAGTACCCGAAGTTGTATCGGATGCCATAAAGACTTCACGAAAAGTGCTGATTGTGCCGGCTGTCACAGTTTGATGCCTGCAAGCAACAGCAATCCCGAATCCTGTAAAACATGCCACAGTATACCGCCGGTTCAATTGGAATCAAAAGACCCTGCTCAAGCGGCAAAAATGGCGTTAACAGACCTTTCGTCAAATTACACGATTGTTGCAGAAGACAAGATTCCTGAAACAGTTGTTATTGACGGGCTGGCAGATGAGTATAAACCCAGCCGGTTCCCCCATCGCAAAGTGGTTCAGGCCATTGCCAAGAGAGTTGAAAAGAGCGGAATGGCAAACGCATTTCATAAGGATCAGGCCGGGCTGTGCATGGGGTGTCATCACAACAGCCCTAAAACCCTTGAGCCTCCTAAATGTGCGTCTTGTCACAGTAAAGTCGTTCCTGGCCAGGGTGATGGATCTGATGCCATATTTGATGGTGGTTTGGACGGCAGGCCTGGATTGAAAGGCGCATATCATGGCCAGTGCATTACCTGTCATCAGAAAATGGACATTAAATCCGTAGTCGCAACAGACTGTGTCAAATGTCATGAAGCAAAGAAATAG
- a CDS encoding sulfide/dihydroorotate dehydrogenase-like FAD/NAD-binding protein, whose protein sequence is MGKIVAREEMAQGTIILNEIDAPRISRKAKPGQFVILQADETGERIPLTMADTNPEKGTITIIYMVIGKSTTRFKELMVGDEYYALIGPLGKPTHIENVGKVVCVGGGTGIAVLHPITRALKEAGNEVTTILGSRTYDLLIMEEKMKAASTTLNICTDDGSHGHHGFVTDVLKDVLEKNDIDLVVAIGPIPMMKFCSLITKEKNIKTLVSLNPIMVDGTGMCGCCRVTVGNETKFACVDGPEFDGHKVNFDELAKRLASYLEDEKLSLEAYEKCKLQ, encoded by the coding sequence ATGGGAAAAATTGTGGCTCGTGAGGAAATGGCTCAAGGCACTATCATTCTAAATGAAATAGATGCGCCTCGCATATCACGAAAAGCCAAACCCGGACAATTTGTAATACTTCAGGCGGATGAAACAGGAGAACGCATCCCTTTGACCATGGCAGATACAAATCCGGAAAAAGGTACTATCACCATTATCTATATGGTCATTGGAAAATCCACGACCCGGTTTAAAGAGTTAATGGTTGGCGATGAATACTATGCCCTGATCGGCCCCCTTGGAAAACCCACCCATATCGAAAACGTCGGTAAAGTCGTCTGCGTTGGCGGCGGAACCGGAATTGCAGTGCTGCATCCCATTACCCGGGCACTTAAAGAAGCCGGCAATGAAGTAACAACCATATTGGGTTCCAGAACATATGACCTGTTGATTATGGAAGAAAAAATGAAAGCCGCATCCACCACTTTAAATATCTGTACCGATGACGGATCACACGGCCATCACGGTTTTGTGACCGACGTTTTAAAAGATGTTCTGGAAAAAAATGATATCGACCTTGTTGTTGCCATTGGCCCCATCCCAATGATGAAATTTTGCAGCCTAATCACCAAAGAAAAAAATATTAAAACCCTTGTCAGCCTTAACCCAATCATGGTGGACGGAACCGGTATGTGCGGTTGCTGCCGTGTTACAGTGGGCAATGAGACCAAATTTGCCTGTGTAGACGGCCCTGAATTTGACGGGCACAAAGTGAACTTTGATGAACTGGCCAAGCGCCTTGCTTCCTACCTTGAGGATGAGAAGTTAAGCCTGGAAGCCTATGAAAAATGCAAACTGCAATAA
- the gltA gene encoding NADPH-dependent glutamate synthase, whose protein sequence is MADKKSKKIKIPRAKMPEQDPDIRRRNFEEVPLGLTPEMAMAEASRCLQCKNPACVEGCPVSVQIPEFIQLIAENNFSGAAKKLWENNALPAVCGRVCPQEEQCEGRCILGKKGSPVAIGYLERFAADHERKNGTGAPPVVAQKTGKKVAVIGSGPSGLTVAGDLLTKGHDVTIFEAFHKPGGVLVYGIPEFRLPKEIVASEVATLEKMGANIECNTVIGASVTIDELFEEGYDAVYIGVGAGLPRFMNLPGENLIGIYSANEYLTRTNLMKGYLFPEYDTPTARGKNVVVLGAGNVAMDSARTAMRLGADSVKVVYRRSREEMPAREEELHHAEEEKIEFVLLTNPTEFFGDENGRLTGMECLKMELGEPDASGRRRPIPVEGSNFRIDCDLVVVSVGSNANPLLTNSTPDIALNKWGNIIGDPVTGKTSKKGVWAGGDIVTGAATVILAMGAGRTAANSIHDYLTLGW, encoded by the coding sequence ATGGCAGACAAAAAATCAAAAAAGATAAAAATTCCACGGGCAAAAATGCCAGAACAAGACCCGGATATCAGAAGACGAAATTTTGAAGAAGTCCCCTTGGGACTTACCCCTGAAATGGCTATGGCCGAAGCCTCAAGATGTCTTCAATGCAAAAATCCAGCCTGCGTTGAAGGATGTCCGGTTTCCGTTCAAATACCCGAGTTTATCCAATTAATTGCAGAAAACAATTTTTCAGGCGCAGCAAAAAAATTATGGGAAAACAATGCACTTCCTGCTGTGTGCGGGCGTGTCTGTCCCCAGGAAGAACAATGTGAGGGCAGGTGTATTTTAGGTAAAAAAGGTTCTCCTGTTGCCATTGGATATCTTGAAAGATTTGCAGCCGACCATGAACGTAAAAACGGAACCGGAGCCCCCCCTGTTGTTGCCCAAAAAACAGGGAAAAAAGTGGCGGTTATTGGTTCCGGCCCCTCCGGCCTGACGGTTGCCGGAGATCTTTTGACCAAAGGCCATGATGTCACTATTTTTGAAGCGTTTCACAAACCCGGCGGGGTATTGGTATATGGAATTCCTGAATTCAGGCTTCCAAAAGAAATTGTTGCATCGGAAGTGGCCACCCTTGAAAAAATGGGCGCAAACATTGAATGCAATACCGTGATAGGCGCTTCGGTCACCATTGATGAGCTGTTTGAAGAAGGGTATGACGCAGTCTATATTGGTGTGGGCGCAGGCCTGCCAAGATTCATGAACCTGCCTGGTGAAAACCTCATTGGTATTTATTCGGCAAATGAATACCTGACCCGGACCAACCTGATGAAAGGGTATCTCTTTCCCGAATATGACACGCCCACTGCCCGGGGAAAAAATGTTGTTGTTCTGGGTGCCGGCAATGTGGCCATGGATTCTGCGAGAACCGCCATGCGTCTTGGGGCGGACTCTGTAAAAGTTGTATATAGAAGATCAAGAGAAGAAATGCCGGCAAGAGAAGAAGAGCTTCACCATGCCGAAGAAGAAAAAATTGAATTTGTTCTCCTGACTAATCCCACTGAGTTTTTTGGAGATGAAAATGGGCGTCTGACCGGAATGGAATGCCTTAAAATGGAATTGGGAGAACCGGATGCATCAGGAAGAAGAAGGCCTATACCCGTTGAAGGATCAAACTTCAGGATTGACTGCGACCTTGTGGTTGTCTCTGTCGGTTCAAATGCCAATCCTCTGCTGACAAATTCCACACCTGATATTGCCTTGAACAAATGGGGTAATATCATAGGTGACCCTGTAACCGGGAAAACATCAAAAAAAGGCGTTTGGG